A single Deltaproteobacteria bacterium DNA region contains:
- a CDS encoding ABC transporter ATP-binding protein, protein MIVHLARVTKRFGERVAVDELTLNVPRGVCFGLLGPNGAGKTTTLRMIYGVTRPTSGEVRVFGMDVARYVRAVRRRLGVTLQQNVLIETISPRANLTVFGRYHLMDGADLERRVEELLDFLELRSHADVPVDKLSGGYQRRLAVALSLMNRPELLILDEPTTGLDPAVRLALWTRVRELRQRGTTVLLTTHYMDEAQRLCDVVAIMSAGDVIAQGAPEALIERYLARETVELDATPEEEHTLLRGLDESPPRYRAGNRTMLYTEAAGPLLERIRRRAGFEDRAMVARPTNLEDVFLSLTGTRLEDDG, encoded by the coding sequence GTGATCGTTCATCTTGCCCGCGTCACCAAGCGCTTCGGCGAGCGGGTGGCGGTGGACGAGCTGACCCTGAACGTGCCCCGGGGGGTCTGCTTCGGCCTGCTGGGCCCCAACGGGGCGGGCAAGACCACGACGCTCCGGATGATCTACGGCGTCACCCGGCCCACAAGCGGGGAGGTGCGCGTCTTCGGCATGGACGTGGCGCGGTACGTGCGCGCGGTGCGGCGGCGGCTGGGCGTGACGCTCCAGCAGAACGTCCTCATCGAGACCATCTCGCCGCGCGCCAACCTCACCGTGTTCGGCCGCTACCACCTCATGGACGGGGCGGACCTGGAGCGGCGGGTGGAAGAGCTTCTCGACTTCCTGGAGTTGCGCTCCCACGCGGACGTGCCGGTGGACAAGCTGTCCGGCGGCTATCAGCGCCGGCTGGCCGTGGCCCTGTCGCTGATGAACCGCCCGGAGCTGCTGATCCTCGACGAGCCCACCACCGGCCTCGACCCGGCGGTGCGGCTGGCCCTGTGGACGCGGGTGCGCGAGCTGCGCCAGCGCGGCACCACCGTGCTCCTGACCACCCATTACATGGACGAGGCCCAGCGGCTGTGCGACGTCGTTGCCATCATGTCCGCCGGCGACGTCATCGCCCAAGGGGCCCCGGAAGCGCTCATCGAGCGCTACCTGGCGCGCGAGACCGTGGAGCTCGACGCCACCCCCGAGGAGGAGCACACTCTCCTGCGCGGCCTCGATGAGAGCCCGCCGCGCTACCGCGCGGGCAACCGCACCATGCTCTACACGGAGGCCGCCGGCCCGTTGCTGGAGCGGATCCGCCGGCGCGCGGGGTTCGAGGACCGGGCGATGGTGGCGCGGCCCACGAACCTGGAGGACGTCTTCCTCTCCCTCACCGGCACGCGCCTCGAGGACGACGGGTGA
- the ureG gene encoding urease accessory protein UreG has protein sequence VETGGCPHTAIREDASINLGAVRELNERFEGLDLILIESGGDNLAATFSPELADLTLYVIDVSAGDKIPRKGGPGITRSDLLIINKIDLAPLVGASLDIMDRDARKMRGDRPFVFSNLRKQTGLAEIVDFIVQTGGL, from the coding sequence CGTGGAGACCGGCGGCTGTCCGCACACGGCCATCCGCGAAGATGCCTCCATCAACCTGGGCGCGGTCCGGGAGCTGAACGAAAGGTTCGAGGGCCTCGACCTCATCCTGATCGAATCCGGAGGCGACAACCTCGCCGCCACCTTCAGCCCGGAACTGGCGGATCTGACGCTGTACGTCATCGACGTTTCCGCCGGCGACAAGATCCCGCGCAAGGGCGGCCCCGGCATCACCCGCTCGGACCTGCTCATCATCAACAAGATCGACTTGGCCCCACTGGTGGGCGCGAGCCTGGACATCATGGACCGCGACGCCCGCAAGATGCGTGGCGACCGCCCCTTCGTGTTCTCGAACCTGCGCAAGCAAACCGGGCTGGCGGAGATCGTCGATTTCATCGTGCAAACGGGCGGGCTCTAG
- a CDS encoding amidohydrolase family protein yields MSEITVVDADGHLIESIPEMAEYMVADAKEYALHPPRNRAGVFPSIDGMHYPETEEMTAESRVHPVRASDERAGSGEDIFEFVKKAEITDSVLYATEGLSLGFIQQPSYAVKVCRGYNDYVTERYRGISKRLHPIALLPMQDPKAAAAELRRCVKELGLLGGMLPSTGLGLHLGHEFYAPVYEEAAELGCALGIHGGSNRGVGLDSFSSRLGSRLLHHPVPLMIALVSFIYHGWFDRYPTLKVAFLEGGCAWLTCIADRMERDAELEGLSCKPLPEYVASGQILIGCEGNDASLPYLARRVGIEPFAYSSDYPHEVDLPAARKMIEETRGHAALSEGDKVAVLGDNARRFYGLH; encoded by the coding sequence ATGAGCGAGATTACCGTTGTCGATGCCGACGGCCACCTGATCGAGTCCATACCGGAGATGGCAGAGTACATGGTGGCGGATGCCAAGGAGTACGCGCTGCATCCGCCGCGGAACCGAGCGGGCGTGTTTCCGTCCATCGACGGGATGCACTACCCCGAGACCGAGGAGATGACCGCGGAGAGCCGCGTCCACCCGGTGCGGGCCAGCGACGAGCGCGCGGGCTCGGGCGAGGACATCTTCGAGTTCGTCAAGAAGGCGGAGATCACCGACTCGGTTCTCTACGCTACCGAGGGGCTGTCCCTGGGTTTCATCCAGCAGCCCAGCTACGCGGTCAAGGTGTGCCGCGGTTACAACGACTATGTGACGGAACGCTACCGCGGCATCAGCAAGCGACTCCATCCCATCGCGCTGCTGCCCATGCAGGATCCCAAGGCCGCGGCCGCGGAACTGCGCCGGTGCGTGAAGGAGCTGGGGCTGCTGGGCGGCATGCTTCCCTCCACCGGCCTGGGGCTGCATCTCGGCCACGAGTTCTACGCGCCCGTCTACGAAGAGGCGGCGGAGCTGGGCTGCGCGCTGGGAATTCACGGCGGCTCCAACCGCGGCGTGGGCCTGGATTCGTTCAGCAGCCGGCTGGGCTCCCGGCTGTTGCATCACCCGGTGCCGCTGATGATCGCGCTGGTGTCGTTCATCTACCATGGCTGGTTCGACCGCTACCCGACCCTCAAGGTGGCGTTCCTGGAGGGCGGGTGCGCTTGGCTCACCTGCATCGCCGACCGCATGGAGCGGGACGCGGAGCTGGAAGGACTGTCGTGCAAGCCGCTGCCCGAGTATGTCGCCAGCGGGCAGATCCTCATCGGCTGCGAGGGCAACGACGCGAGCCTGCCGTACTTGGCTCGGCGCGTGGGCATCGAGCCTTTCGCCTACTCCTCGGACTATCCCCACGAGGTGGACCTGCCCGCGGCCCGGAAGATGATCGAGGAGACGCGCGGCCACGCGGCGCTGTCGGAAGGGGACAAGGTCGCCGTCCTTGGGGACAACGCGCGCCGCTTCTACGGCCTCCACTGA
- a CDS encoding AI-2E family transporter, with translation MNARSQGLFWLLVLAITLLLVWLLSAILFPFVLGIALAYALDPAATALERRGCSRTAATVLIGAGFFGAGLVLLLLLIPPVAGQAADLLQRLPGLVARLVDAVGPLLSRALNAIGADQPEGLHQTMAGNLQRMAALGLALLKGVLGGGAAVVNVATLLTITPLTTFYVLRQWPGIVQTVDDWLPRDHADPVRGIMRDIDVVLKGFVHGSVIVCAALAAFYGVALSLAGLDYGLTIGLATGALSFIPYVGTLFGLVSSMGVALLQFWPEWIRIAVVLGIFLAGQVLADYVLTPRVMGSRIAVHPLWLIFGLLAGGALFGFVGMLLSIPATAAVGVLARFFIGRYKQSSLYRGAGDA, from the coding sequence ATGAACGCTCGCTCACAAGGCCTGTTCTGGCTCCTGGTGCTGGCCATCACGCTGCTGCTGGTCTGGCTCCTGAGTGCCATCCTGTTCCCCTTCGTTCTGGGCATCGCCCTGGCCTACGCCCTGGACCCGGCCGCCACCGCGCTGGAACGGCGGGGGTGCTCCCGCACGGCGGCCACCGTGCTCATCGGCGCCGGCTTTTTCGGCGCCGGCCTGGTGCTGTTGCTGCTGCTGATCCCGCCGGTGGCCGGGCAGGCCGCGGACCTGCTCCAGCGGCTTCCGGGCCTCGTCGCGCGCCTCGTCGACGCCGTCGGCCCGCTCCTTTCCCGGGCGCTCAACGCCATCGGCGCCGACCAGCCCGAGGGCCTGCACCAGACCATGGCCGGGAACCTGCAGCGCATGGCCGCCCTGGGGCTCGCCCTGCTCAAGGGCGTTCTCGGGGGCGGCGCCGCGGTCGTCAACGTCGCTACCCTCCTGACCATCACCCCCCTCACCACCTTCTACGTGCTGCGGCAATGGCCCGGCATCGTGCAAACCGTGGACGACTGGCTGCCCCGGGACCATGCCGACCCGGTGCGCGGCATCATGCGCGACATCGACGTGGTGCTCAAAGGGTTCGTCCACGGGTCGGTCATCGTCTGCGCCGCGCTCGCCGCCTTCTACGGCGTCGCACTCTCGCTCGCGGGCCTCGACTACGGACTCACCATCGGACTGGCCACGGGCGCCCTCTCCTTCATCCCCTACGTGGGAACGCTCTTCGGACTGGTATCATCGATGGGGGTCGCCCTGCTGCAGTTCTGGCCGGAATGGATCCGCATCGCCGTGGTCCTGGGCATCTTTCTCGCGGGTCAGGTCCTGGCCGACTACGTGCTGACCCCACGAGTCATGGGCAGCCGCATCGCCGTCCATCCCCTGTGGCTGATCTTCGGCCTGCTCGCCGGCGGCGCCCTCTTCGGTTTCGTCGGCATGCTGCTCTCGATACCCGCCACCGCCGCCGTCGGCGTCCTCGCCCGCTTCTTCATCGGACGCTACAAACAGTCATCGCTGTACCGCGGCGCCGGCGACGCATGA
- a CDS encoding ABC transporter permease produces the protein MNLSWRHALSVWRRNATMYRRTWRWNILPNFFEPVLYLVSLGVGLGAYITTMGGTSYIQFLAPGLVCVAAMNGASFEVTYNIFVRMNIEKAYDAMLTPPIQPVDVVAGELLWAMTRSCVYGLCFVIVVTVAGLAPLPQALWVLAVIPLTGFLFSAIGLAFTLRIATIELYSFYFTLFLTPLFLFSSVFFPLEERLSASWLWVAECLPLLHPVRLARAAFHGQPSATLIWDVVYILGLSTALVAYATRLMQRKLTQ, from the coding sequence GTGAACCTCTCCTGGCGGCACGCCCTGTCGGTGTGGCGGCGCAACGCCACCATGTACCGCCGGACCTGGAGATGGAACATCCTGCCGAACTTCTTCGAGCCGGTGCTCTACCTCGTCTCCCTCGGGGTGGGCCTGGGCGCCTACATCACCACCATGGGCGGCACTTCCTACATCCAGTTCCTCGCTCCGGGGCTCGTGTGCGTGGCCGCCATGAACGGCGCGAGCTTCGAGGTCACCTACAACATCTTCGTGCGCATGAACATCGAGAAGGCCTACGACGCCATGCTCACCCCCCCGATCCAGCCCGTGGACGTGGTGGCCGGCGAGCTGCTCTGGGCCATGACCCGTTCGTGCGTGTACGGCCTGTGCTTCGTCATCGTGGTGACCGTGGCCGGCCTCGCGCCGCTGCCCCAGGCTCTCTGGGTGCTGGCGGTGATCCCGCTCACGGGCTTCCTCTTCTCGGCCATCGGGCTGGCCTTCACCCTGCGCATCGCCACCATCGAGCTCTACAGCTTCTACTTCACCCTGTTCCTGACGCCGCTGTTCCTCTTCTCGTCGGTCTTCTTCCCCCTGGAAGAACGCCTGTCGGCGTCCTGGCTCTGGGTCGCCGAGTGCCTGCCGCTGCTCCACCCGGTACGGCTCGCCCGCGCCGCCTTCCACGGCCAGCCGTCCGCCACGCTCATCTGGGACGTGGTCTACATCCTGGGCCTGTCCACCGCGCTGGTGGCGTACGCCACGCGTCTGATGCAGCGCAAGCTGACCCAGTGA